A genomic stretch from Oncorhynchus tshawytscha isolate Ot180627B linkage group LG07, Otsh_v2.0, whole genome shotgun sequence includes:
- the megf6b gene encoding multiple epidermal growth factor-like domains protein 6 isoform X2 → MALSGWLMLLVVCFGAHIEPVLGSNNLYHRYHRRICYMPNCFHAYNGYNIGYHVPDIDECQVHNGGCQHSCVNSRGSYHCECNPGSRLHVDGRTCIAVQSCGISNGGCEHFCVQQSPAAFRCRCRDQYVLAEDGKHCKLENPCLDKNGGCQHDCLVDRGKAHCECRNGYKLAEDRKTCEDIDECESEQKGCAHGCHNIPGSFACVCDTAYELGADGRQCYRIEMEIVNSCESNNGGCSHHCQHSTGGPVCSCNQGYRLEEDLKTCVDLDECGEGSSCCEQDCTNYPGGYECYCTAGYRLNSDGCSCDDVDECLAANGGCDHMCQNTAGSFQCFCRRGFRLDEDRHSCEPLENTVEALYSGGQDAVGPMPQPQLTLLQDYNQPLERYDDYEDDDTGELLAESMLAEKFVCLNNTFGHDCSLTCEDCSNGGLCGPGRDGCHCPDGWTGLICNQTCPEGSFGKNCSFPCKCMNGATCDPVNGNCRCPPGVSGDVCQDGCPKGFYGKQCNKKCNCACNGRCHRTYGACLCDPGLYGRFCHLPCPKWAFGPGCSEECHCVQQNTLECHRRHGTCVCKPGWQGNACREECDPGTFGPGCENKCECPLGLSCDHVTGKCQRLCPAGLRGDTCDQACPEGRFGPGCPQACDCSGAPCDRVSGQCQCPAGTSGKRCENLCVEGSWGAGCHEACPVCENGGVCDKHNGTCSCPSGYMGRLCQNSCPAGRFGVGCQLRCVCENSGRCHPVTGRCTCNPGWAGHNCRKACDSGRWGVDCAEKCDCKNGDGSCDAVTGQCNCEAGYTGTQCHEECPVGSFGLGCRHHCQCDNKGSCDHVSGACTCLVGWTGTFCEKPCPQGFYGADCQEKCVCLNGGHCNHVTGTCVCPAGWIGPTCKLTCPAGFYGEGCNQTCGCHNNGNCHPANGQCVCTPGWTGPSCSQECPVGFYGADCHQHCLCQNGAKCDRISGQCTCANGWMGAACGLECVSGRFGADCQQQCQCENGGHCDRQTGQCNCGPGWVGERCEKACGSGLFGAGCEESCQCEHIAPCHHVTGHCLCPPGWRGPHCDKACLPGTYGKGCVQRCTCPQGTSCHHVSGECGCPPGLTGNGCEQTCLSGTHGLNCNQVCQCSETNQLCHPVTGLCYCAPGFQGPKCNQECQEGWYGPDCERECQCQNSGKCRSTSGTCECTAGFIGAHCNITCPAGRYGQDCAHMTLCGEGAQNDPVTGRCYCSPGRRGEDCGQGCAPGWFGEDCAILCNCSNGGLCDSVSGSCTCGLGWTGAHCDTECPPGTFGGNCQLKCDCWNNGTCDRVTGTCQCGPGYYGHQCEHACPPGLHGPLCQLQCTCLNKASCNPSTGFCVCPPGYHGSRCHRECQQGTFGVNCAKSCDCEEGTPCDPVSGRCLCTSGKTGPRCDTACKANRYGPDCTESCVCYNAAHCDHRNGRCTCLNSWIGLTCQEGGPPRLPYRSRREDNAHLDNTL, encoded by the exons ATGGCGTTGTCAGGATGGTTGATGCTCCTCGTGGTGTGTTTTGGGGCACATATTGAACCAGTCTTGGGCTCTAACAATTTGTACCACCGCTATCATAGAAGGATTTGCTATATGCCTAACTGCTTCCATGCATACAATGGGTACAACATTGGGTATCATGTACCAG ATATTGATGAGTGCCAGGTCCACAACGGGGGCTGCCAGCACAGTTGTGTGAACTCCAGGGGCTCCTATCACTGTGAATGTAACCCAGGCTCTCGACTCCATGTGGATGGACGCACCTGCATCG ctgtccagtcatgtggaatCAGTAATGGAGGATGTGAGCATTTCTGTGTACAGCAGTCCCCTGCTGCCTTCCGCTGCCGCTGTAGAGACCAATATGTGCTGGCTGAAGATGGCAAGCACTGCAAAT TGGAGAATCCATGTCTAGATAAGAATGGTGGCTGCCAGCATGACTGTCTTGTTGATCGTGGCAAGGCCCACTGTGAATGTAGAAATGGGTACAAGCTGGCAGAGGACAGGAAGACCTGTGAGG ATATTGATGAGTGTGAGTCGGAGCAGAAGGGCTGTGCTCATGGCTGCCACAACATCCCGGGCTCCTTCgcctgtgtgtgtgacactgccTACGAGCTGGGAGCAGACGGACGCCAGTGCTACC GAATTGAGATGGAGATCGTCAACAGCTGTGAGAGCAACAACGGAGGCTGCTCTCATCACTGCCAACACTCCACCGGCGGCCCTGTCTGTAGCTGTAACCAGGGTTACCGACTGGAGGAGGACCTCAAGACCTGTGTTG ACCTGGACGAGTGTGGAGAGGGAAGCTCCTGCTGCGAGCAGGACTGTACCAACTACCCTGGGGGCTATGAGTGCTACTGCACAGCGGGGTACCGCCTCAACTCAGACGGATGTAGCTGTGATG atgTGGATGAATGTCTGGCAGCTAACGGTGGCTGTGATCACATGTGCCAGAACACCGCCGGCTCCTTCCAGTGTTTCTGCCGCCGAGGCTTTCGTCTGGACGAGGACCGACACTCCTGTGAAC cgCTGGAGAATACAGTTGAGGCCCTGTATAGTGGGGGCCAGGATGCCGTGGGGCCCATGCCTCAGCCTCAGCTCACCCTGCTGCAGGACTACAACCAGCCCCTGGAGCGCTATGATGACTATGAGGATGACgacactggagagctgctggCTGAGAGCATGTTGGCAGAGAAATTTG TGTGTCTGAACAACACGTTTGGCCATGACTGCAGTCTGACCTGTGAAGACTGTTCTAacggagggctgtgtggcccagggagagatggatgtcACTGTCCCGATGGATGGACAGGCCTCATTTGCAACCAGA CTTGTCCTGAAGGATCCTTTGGCAAGAACTGCTCATTTCCCTGTAAGTGTATGAACGGAGCCACCTGTGATCCTGTTAATGGGAACTGTCGCTGCCCACCTGGCGTCAGTGGAGACGTGTGCCAGGATG GCTGTCCTAAAGGCTTCTATGGGAAACAGTGCAATAAGAAGTGTAACTGTGCCTGTAACGGGCGCTGCCACCGCACCTACGGAGCCTGTCTGTGTGACCCTGGACTCTACGGGAGGTTCTGCCATCTAC CATGTCCCAAGTGGGCCTTTGGACCGGGCTGTTCAGAGGAGTGTCATTGTGTCCAACAGAACACTCTAGAGTGTCACCGTCGCCATGGCACCTGCGTCTGCAAGCCCGGTTGGCAAGGCAATGCATGCAGGGAAG AGTGTGACCCAGGCACGTTTGGCCCAGGCTGTGAGAACAAGTGTGAGTGCCCGCTTGGACTGTCTTGTGATCATGTGACTGGGAAGTGCCAACGTCTGTGCCCGGCTGGTCTCCGTGGAGACACCTGTGATCAAG ccTGTCCAGAGGGGAGGTTTGGGCCAGGCTGCCCTCAGGCCTGTGACTGCTCAGGGGCTCCATGTGACAGAGTGAGCGGCCAGTGTCAGTGTCCTGCTGGAACATCAGGAAAACGCTGTGAGAATT tgtgtgtggagGGATCCTGGGGCGCGGGCTGCCATGAGGCCTGTCCAGTCTGTGAGAATGGAGGAGTGTGTGACAAACACAACGGAACCTGTTCCTGTCCTTCTGGGTACATGGGCAGGCTCTGTCAGAACT cATGTCCGGCAGGACGGTTTGGTGTTGGATGCCAGCTGCGCTGCGTGTGTGAAAACAGTGGGCGCTGCCACCCTGTCACGGGCCGTTGTACTTGTAACCCTGGCTGGGCAGGACATAACTGCAGGAAAG CCTGTGACTCTGGGCGCTGGGGAGTGGACTGTGCTGAGAAATGTGACTGTAAGAATGGGGATGGGAGCTGTGACGCAGTGACGGGCCAGTGTAACTGTGAGGCCGGCTACACAGGGACACAATGCCATGAAG AGTGTCCAGTGGGGTCTTTCGGTCTGGGCTGTCGGCATCACTGCCAGTGTGACAACAAGGGGTCATGTGACCATGTCAGTGGAGCCTGCACCTGCCTGGTGGGCTGGACTGGAACCTTCTGTGAGAAAC ctTGTCCCCAGGGCTTCTATGGGGCAGACTGCCAGGAGAAGTgtgtctgtctgaatggaggtCACTGCAACCATGTCACTGGGACGTGTGTGTGTCCAGCTGGTTGGATCGGTCCCACCTGCAAACTGA CATGCCCGGCTGGTTTCTATGGGGAGGGCTGTAACCAAACCTGCGGTTGCCATAATAATGGCAACTGCCACCCGGCGAACGGACAGTGTGTCTGTACACCTGGCTGGACAGGGCCCAGCTGCTCACAGG AATGCCCAGTGGGCTTCTATGGGGCGGACTGCCATCAGCACTGCCTGTGTCAGAATGGAGCCAAATGTGACCGAATCAGTGGGCAATGTACCTGTGCCAACGGGTGGATGGGTGCAGCCTGCGGGCTAG AGTGTGTATCAGGGCGGTTTGGGGCCGACTGCCAGCAGCAGTGTCAGTGTGAGAATGGGGGCCACTGCGACAGACAGACGGGCCAGTGCAACTGTGGTCCTGGCTGGGTCGGGGAGCGCTGTGAAAAAG CCTGTGGGTCAGGCCTGTTTGGAGCTGGCTGTGAGGAGAGTTGTCAGTGTGAGCATATAGCCCCCTGTCACCACGTTACTGGGCACTGCCTCTGTCCACCAGGTTGGAGGGGACCCCACTGTGATAAAG CCTGTTTACCTGGAACCTATGGCAAGGGCTGTGTGCAACGCTGCACCTGTCCCCAGGGTACTTCCTGTCACCATGTCTCTGGGGAGTGTGGCTGTCCCCCTGGACTCACTGGCAATGGCTGTGAACAGA CCTGTCTGTCAGGGACACATGGACTCAACTGTAACCAGGTGTGCCAGTGTTCTGAGACCAACCAGCTCTGCCACCCAGTGACTGGGTTGTGTTACTGCGCACCAGGCTTCCAGGGTCCTAAATGTAACCAGG AGTGTCAGGAAGGTTGGTATGGTCCCGACTGTGAGCGAGAGTGCCAGTGTCAGAACAGTGGGAAGTGCAGGTCCACCTCTGGCACCTGTGAATGCACAGCAGGGTTCATCGGAGCACACTGCAACATCA CGTGTCCAGCTGGTCGTTATGGGCAGGACTGTGCCCACATGACACTGTGTGGAGAGGGGGCACAGAATGATCCTGTCACTGGTAGATGTTACTGCAGCCCTGGGcgaagaggagaggactgtggacAAG GCTGTGCTCCTGGTTGGTTTGGAGAGGACTGTGCTATCCTCTGTAACTGCAGTAACGGAGGACTGTGTGACTCTGTCTCTGGAAGCTGTACCTGTGGTCTGGGCTGGACTGGGGCTCACTGTGACACAG AATGTCCTCCGGGGACATTTGGAGGTAACTGCCAGCTGAAGTGTGACTGCTGGAACAATGGCACCTGTGACAGGGTGACTGGAACCTGCCAGTGTGGTCCAGGATACTACGGACATCAGTGTGAACATG CGTGCCCCCCTGGTCTCCATGGCCCTCTGTGCCAACTCCAGTGTACCTGTCTGAACAAGGCGTCCTGCAACCCCTCCACTGGGTTCTGTGTCTGTCCTCCAGGGTACCATGGCTCCCGTTGTCACAGAG AGTGTCAACAGGGCACGTTTGGTGTGAACTGTGCCAAGTCATGTGACTGTGAGGAGGGCACGCCCTGTGACCCTGTGAGTGGCAGGTGTCTGTGCACCTCAGGCAAGACTGGACCCAGGTGTGACACTG CCTGCAAAGCAAACCGCTATGGGCCAGACTGcacagagagctgtgtgtgttaCAACGCGGCTCACTGTGACCATCGGAACGGCCGCTGCACATGTCTCAACAGCTGGATCGGACTCACCTGTCAGGAAG gtgGGCCTCCACGCCTCCCCTATAGAAGCAGGAGGGAGGATAACGCACATCTAGACAATACGTTATAG